Proteins from a genomic interval of Gossypium hirsutum isolate 1008001.06 chromosome A09, Gossypium_hirsutum_v2.1, whole genome shotgun sequence:
- the LOC107889936 gene encoding golgin subfamily B member 1-like yields MEEQLQVASSELEIIKQDFEKKSSEFGKKIEQLKEEKMHLKLEVEIQKSEAEKLQKRKGKIEENLESLKTDYKKLRLSMRTARLGKTSEQWRQEEAQARKEALERSLSESKNEKDELRARVVELKRSLCLYRNRNSVTELKASLSKIEEKKGKIEKLETALQSCEMRIEFLEANEEQWKNQLHQSQDQVRSRDYIMGEAVMQIREVADYLQSLAVQVGVLSVKYELESDRGQELASLLRKIKAQSVRAKSYL; encoded by the exons ATGGAGGAACAGTTACAAGTTGCCTCGTCGgagttggaaattataaagcaGGATTTTGAGAAGAAGAGTTCTGAGTTCGGGAAGAAGATTGAGCAGTtgaaagaagaaaagatgcactTGAAGTTAGAAGTGGAGATTCAAAAGTCAGAGGCAGAAAAGCTACAGAAAAGGAAGGGTAAAATTGAGGAAAATTTGGAAAGTTtgaaaacagattacaagaaacTGCGCTTATCAATGAGGACTGCTAGGCTAGGAAAGACTTCGGAACAATGGCGTCAAGAG GAGGCTCAAGCTCGGAAGGAAGCTTTAGAAAGAAGTCTATCAGAGAGTAAGAATGAGAAGGATGAACTAAGAGCCAGAGTGGTGGAACTTAAGAGATCTCTGTGTTTATACCGGAATCGTAATTCTGtgactgaattgaaagcaagCTTAAGTAAGATCGAGGAGAAGAAAGGGAAAATAGAAAAGTTAGAAACCGCATTGCAGAGTTGTGAAATGAGGATTGAGTTCTTGGAGGCAAATGAGGAGCAATGGAAGAATCAACTTCATCAATCTCAAGACCAAGTTAGAAGCAGGGATTACATCATGGGAGAAGCTGTAATGCAAATTCGAGAAGTAGCTGACTACTTGCAGTCCTTGGCAGTACAGGTGGGCGTATTAAGTGTGAAGTACGAGCTGGAGTCAGATAGGGGACAAGAATTAGCTTCATTGCTTAGGAAAATTAAGGCCCAGAGTGTTAGGGCAAAGTCGTATTTGTAA